The DNA window AAACCGGGTGATCGTTCAGTTCTCCTCATGCATCTCAAAAGACAATTACCACGGGCCGCAGTGTCCGCATCTGGACTACCTGAAGACGCTTGTCGGGAAGCTGGGGCTGGACTTGAGAGAGGGCACCGCCATAAGCCAGAAGGCTGAAGAAAAACGCCGGGCGGGAATCTATAAAGGGTAATGAAAACAAGCGGACAACGGTTTTGTCCGGAAGAGAAGAAGGAAATAAAACCGCTCATAAAAACGGGCGGCCCCTGTCCGGATGATTGTTCAAAATAATACGATAATATGTTATAAAAATCATAAGGAAGAAATCGATGGTTGAAATCCGCGAAGAAAAAAAGAATGATTACGATAGTGTGCGCATCGTCAACGACCGCGCGTTCGGTCGGCCCCATGAAGGCCGTATTGTCGACAATATCCGTGAATCGTGCAGCGAGACAGTGTCCCTCGTGGCGGTCTCGGATCGTGAAATAGTCGGGCATATATTTTTCAGCCCGGCGATAATTGAAATCCCGTCCGGCCTGATCAAGGGCATGGGACTTGGCCCGCTGGCCGTGCTGCCGGAATTTCAGAACCGCGGTGTCGGATCGATGCTCGTCACCGAGAGCATCCGCATCATGAAAAAGATGGAATATCCGTTTGTGATGGTGGTCGGCCATGAAAACTATTATCCCCGGTTCGGTTTTGGACGGGCATCGAGCCATGGGTTGAAAAGCCAGTGGGAGTGTGTGCCGGATAATGTTTTCATGGTGATGATACTCGATGAGCCGGTCATGAAAGACGTTTCCGGAACCATACGGTGCAGGGATGAGTTTGATGCGGCTCTGTAACCCGGGCTTGTCTGAAAATGCATCTGCGGTTCACGGAGCAGAAGCCCCGGCCCGGCGCCGGGAGTTTCTGTAACGCTGTCATTCCCGAATCTTTTATCGGGAATCCATATACATCCTGCATACATTTTTCCCTTCTTTCGCGTGCGAGAGAGAGGGGATGTCGCAAAGCGTCAGGGGTGAATAACAGGTGATACCCTGAGTTCACTCCGGGGTGGTTCATTGCCACTGAAGACAGTATTAATAATCCGTTGTGTCTCTTTGTGCCTTTGTGTCTTCGTGGTGAAATATATCCGCGATTGATTCGGGTCGGGAGTTTGCAGTCTGTATGCAACAACAGTCACAATTTCGGTTGAAATGTGATTCATGAAATGAACCTTTATATAACGATAAAGAGAGAGAAACGATAATGGAATTAAAGAATCTGGGATTCAGCAGCTGGTTCATGGAGAGATACGGGGACTCGCGGCAGGACGGCTATAGTTTTGCCCGTGTCATCGCTGTCAATAAATCCAATTATGTAATAAGAAACGAAAAAGCGGAGATTACGGCGGAAGTTACCGGGAAAATCATATATGGCGCCGAATCGAAT is part of the bacterium genome and encodes:
- a CDS encoding N-acetyltransferase encodes the protein MVEIREEKKNDYDSVRIVNDRAFGRPHEGRIVDNIRESCSETVSLVAVSDREIVGHIFFSPAIIEIPSGLIKGMGLGPLAVLPEFQNRGVGSMLVTESIRIMKKMEYPFVMVVGHENYYPRFGFGRASSHGLKSQWECVPDNVFMVMILDEPVMKDVSGTIRCRDEFDAAL
- a CDS encoding CGGC domain-containing protein, with translation NRVIVQFSSCISKDNYHGPQCPHLDYLKTLVGKLGLDLREGTAISQKAEEKRRAGIYKG